Proteins encoded in a region of the Aythya fuligula isolate bAytFul2 chromosome 13, bAytFul2.pri, whole genome shotgun sequence genome:
- the SPRY3 gene encoding protein sprouty homolog 3: protein MQLSSSVAELSCDETMDPPAEDFQQVLSIDQIRSIRASNNYVERPAACFQQARSNPSLSQPPHKQEWPQDRLVSSTFPDLHRSHSQQHQMPPLQQPMSHSSTASSVSQSTTASEQRLLSSLTPSHSGHSLIRTQPRAGELKPEESSPLKGAVEKPSLHAGHLFICEECGRCKCARCTAARSLPSCWLCNQRCLCSPESLLDYGTCLCCVKGLFYHCSTDDEDTCADDPCSCGPGSCCARWAAMSFLSLLMPCLCCYFPTLGCLKLCQRGYDGLKRPGCRCQTHTNTVCRKISSSSGTPFPKTLDKPV, encoded by the coding sequence ATGCAGCTCTCTTCCAGTGTGGCTGAGCTCAGCTGCGACGAGACCATGGACCCACCCGCCGAGGACTTCCAGCAGGTCCTGTCCATTGACCAAATCCGCTCCATCCGTGCCAGCAACAACTACGTGGAGAGGCCGGCTGCCTGCTTCCAGCAAGCCCGCTCCAACCCGTCCCTATCGCAGCCACCGCACAAGCAGGAGTGGCCTCAGGACCGCCTGGTGTCTTCCACCTTCCCGGACCTGCACCgcagccacagccagcagcaccagatGCCACCCCTGCAGCAACCCATGAGCCATTCCAGCACGGCCAGCTCCGTGTCCCAAAGCACCACCGCCTCCGAACAGCGCCTCCTGAGCAGCCTGACGCCGTCCCACTCGGGCCACTCGCTCATCCGGACGCAGCCCCGGGCCGGCGAGCTGAAGCCGGAGGAGTCTTCTCCGCTGAAGGGGGCGGTGGAGAAGCCCAGCCTGCACGCCGGCCACCTCTTCATCTGCGAGGAGTGCGGGCGCTGCAAGTGCGCCCGCTGCACGGCCGCCCGcagcctgccctcctgctggctctgcaaccagcgctgcctctgctcccccgAGAGCCTCCTCGACTACGGGACTTGCCTCTGCTGCGTCAAGGGTCTCTTCTACCACTGCTCCACCGACGACGAGGACACCTGCGCCGAcgacccctgctcctgcgggccGGGGTCCTGCTGCGCCCGCTGGGCTGCCATGagcttcctctccctcctcatgccctgcctctgctgctaCTTTCCCACCTTGGGGTGCCTCAAACTTTGCCAGCGGGGTTACGACGGCCTGAAACGCCCCGGCTGCCGCTGCCAGACCCACACCAACACGGTGTGCAGAAAGATCTCCTCCTCCAGCGGCACGCCTTTCCCCAAGACGCTGGATAAGCCGGTATGA